One region of Vigna angularis cultivar LongXiaoDou No.4 chromosome 10, ASM1680809v1, whole genome shotgun sequence genomic DNA includes:
- the LOC108335715 gene encoding cysteine desulfurase, mitochondrial, translating to MTSKLVASNLRHYITKSAKNLRPKLLSTAVEAAVPEHDGNNSSGMTMKGVRISGRPLYLDVQATSPMDPRVVDAMLPFYLTRYGNPHSRTHFYGWESDDAVEHARAQVASLIGASPKEIIFTSGATESNNISVKGVMHFYKDKKRHVITTQTEHKCVLDSCRYLQQEGFEVTYLPVESDGLIDLEKLRAAIRTDTGLVSVMAVNNEIGVVQPVEEIGRICKEFNVPFHTDAAQALGKIPIDVEKWNVSLMSLSGHKVYGPKGVGALYLRRRPRIRVEPQMNGGGQERGIRSGTVPTPLVVGMGAACEVAKNEMDYDEKRISSLQQRLLNGIREKLDGVVVNGSLERRYVGNLNLSFAYVEGESLLMGLKEVAVSSGSACTSASLEPSYVLRALGVEEDMAHTSIRFGIGRFTTEAEIDRAVKLTVQQVEKLREMSPLYEMVKEGINIKDIQWAQH from the coding sequence ATGACCTCTAAGCTAGTTGCTTCCAATCTCCGTCACTACATCACAAAATCAGCCAAAAACCTCCGCCCGAAGCTTCTCTCCACGGCAGTGGAGGCGGCGGTCCCGGAACACGATGGGAACAACTCGTCCGGAATGACGATGAAGGGCGTTCGAATCTCCGGAAGACCCCTCTATCTGGACGTCCAGGCAACATCCCCGATGGACCCGCGTGTAGTTGACGCGATGCTGCCTTTCTATCTCACTCGTTACGGAAACCCTCACTCTCGCACCCACTTCTACGGCTGGGAATCCGACGACGCCGTGGAACACGCGCGCGCTCAGGTAGCGTCCCTCATAGGTGCGTCCCCCAAGGAGATAATCTTCACCTCCGGGGCGACCGAGTCCAACAACATCTCCGTCAAAGGCGTCATGCATTTCTATAAGGACAAGAAGCGGCACGTGATAACCACGCAGACGGAGCACAAGTGCGTCCTCGATTCCTGCCGCTACCTCCAGCAGGAAGGTTTCGAGGTCACCTATCTTCCGGTTGAATCTGACGGGTTGATTGATTTGGAGAAGCTTAGGGCTGCGATTAGGACCGACACGGGGCTTGTTTCGGTGATGGCGGTGAACAATGAAATTGGAGTAGTTCAGCCGGTGGAGGAAATTGGGAGAATTTGCAAGGAGTTTAATGTGCCGTTTCATACTGATGCGGCTCAGGCGTTGGGGAAGATTCCCATCGATGTGGAGAAGTGGAATGTGAGTTTGATGTCGTTGAGTGGGCATAAGGTTTATGGTCCTAAGGGAGTTGGGGCTTTGTATCTACGTCGGAGGCCTAGGATTCGGGTTGAGCCTCAGATGAACGGAGGTGGCCAAGAGAGGGGGATTCGGAGTGGTACTGTTCCCACTCCTTTGGTTGTGGGCATGGGTGCGGCGTGCGAGGTGGCTAAAAACGAGATGGATTATGATGAGAAGAGGATTTCTAGTTTGCAACAAAGACTCCTTAATGGGATTAGAGAGAAGCTTGATGGGGTGGTGGTGAATGGGAGCTTGGAGAGGCGCTATGTGGGGAATTTAAATTTGTCTTTTGCGTATGTTGAAGGGGAGAGCTTGCTCATGGGGTTGAAGGAGGTGGCTGTGTCCAGTGGCAGTGCTTGCACTAGTGCTAGCCTGGAGCCTTCGTACGTTTTGAGGGCGTTGGGAGTGGAGGAGGACATGGCTCACACTTCTATTAGGTTTGGAATTGGGAGGTTCACTACCGAAGCTGAAATTGACAGAGCAGTGAAGCTCACTGTTCAGCAGGTGGAGAAATTGAGGGAAATGAGTCCGCTGTATGAAATGGTCAAGGAAGGGATCAACATCAAGGATATTCAATGGGCACAGCACTGA